One part of the Bacillus sp. FJAT-27916 genome encodes these proteins:
- a CDS encoding peptide ABC transporter substrate-binding protein: MKAKKVSLFLVMILALSTFLAACSGDDSTSSKGGGSTEGVEQVLNVVESSEIPSMDTTLATDAVSFNVMNNVMEGLYRLGENDEVTDGVAEGEPEVSEDGKTYTFKLRKDAKWSNGDPVTAHDFVYAWQKAVNPDTGAQYAYMMYVVENGQEINSGKKKPSELGVKAIDDNTLEVKLANAVPYFKSLLSFGTFMPQNQKFVEEQGDKYGLEADTTIYNGPFTLSEWKHEESFKLSKNKEYWDKDTVKLETVNFKIVKDTNTAVNLYETGKIDRVGLSAEHVDNFKDSEEFLTEPDASVFYLEFNQENEILANTKIRKALTMAFDKESYVDTILNNGSVAAYYIVPKQFYTTQDGKDFRDVNGDMLKTNKDEAAKLWAEGLKELGKDKIELELLNYDSDAAKKTGEYLKEQMESVLEGFTLTISQQPFQNKLDLQAKGDFDISFSGWGPDYQDPMTFLDMFTTGNGNNHGKFSNAKYDKLIKDASTTLLDDLKARDAAMADAEKLLIEEEAVIAPIYQRGGAYLMKDKVKGLLTHSFGGDYSYKWVSIEE; this comes from the coding sequence ATGAAAGCAAAAAAAGTGTCATTATTCCTTGTGATGATTCTTGCTTTAAGCACGTTCTTGGCTGCATGTTCTGGCGATGACAGTACATCTAGCAAAGGCGGCGGGAGCACAGAGGGAGTAGAACAAGTACTTAATGTTGTTGAATCGTCTGAAATCCCATCTATGGATACAACTTTAGCAACTGACGCAGTATCCTTCAACGTTATGAATAACGTTATGGAAGGTCTTTACCGTTTAGGTGAGAACGATGAGGTTACTGACGGTGTAGCTGAGGGTGAGCCAGAAGTAAGCGAAGATGGCAAAACGTACACTTTCAAATTAAGAAAAGATGCTAAATGGTCTAACGGCGATCCTGTCACAGCTCACGATTTCGTTTATGCTTGGCAAAAGGCTGTTAATCCTGACACTGGTGCTCAATATGCATACATGATGTATGTAGTTGAGAATGGCCAAGAAATTAACTCAGGAAAGAAAAAACCTTCTGAGCTAGGTGTTAAAGCTATTGATGACAATACACTCGAAGTTAAATTAGCAAATGCGGTTCCTTATTTTAAATCACTTCTTTCTTTTGGAACATTCATGCCTCAAAACCAAAAATTCGTTGAAGAGCAAGGCGATAAATATGGTTTAGAAGCAGATACAACAATCTATAATGGTCCTTTCACACTATCTGAATGGAAACATGAAGAAAGCTTTAAGCTTTCCAAGAACAAAGAGTATTGGGATAAAGATACTGTAAAGCTTGAAACAGTAAACTTCAAGATTGTTAAAGATACAAACACAGCAGTTAACCTATATGAAACTGGTAAAATCGATCGTGTAGGCCTATCCGCTGAACATGTTGATAACTTTAAGGATTCCGAAGAGTTCCTAACTGAACCAGATGCTTCTGTTTTCTACTTGGAATTCAACCAAGAAAATGAAATTCTAGCAAACACAAAAATCCGTAAGGCTTTAACAATGGCATTTGATAAAGAATCTTATGTTGATACTATTTTGAATAATGGTTCAGTTGCTGCTTACTATATCGTGCCGAAACAATTCTACACAACTCAAGACGGCAAAGATTTCCGTGACGTAAACGGAGATATGCTTAAAACAAATAAAGATGAAGCTGCTAAGCTTTGGGCTGAAGGCTTAAAAGAACTTGGTAAAGATAAAATTGAGCTTGAATTGTTAAATTATGATTCTGATGCTGCTAAGAAAACAGGTGAATACCTGAAAGAGCAAATGGAATCTGTACTTGAAGGCTTCACGCTTACAATCAGCCAACAGCCTTTCCAAAATAAATTGGATCTTCAAGCAAAAGGTGATTTCGACATTTCCTTCTCTGGATGGGGCCCTGACTATCAAGACCCTATGACATTCTTGGATATGTTCACAACTGGCAACGGAAATAACCACGGTAAATTCAGCAACGCTAAATACGATAAATTAATCAAGGATGCTAGCACTACACTTCTTGATGATTTAAAAGCACGTGATGCTGCTATGGCAGACGCAGAGAAACTTCTTATTGAAGAAGAAGCTGTTATTGCCCCAATTTACCAACGTGGTGGAGCTTACTTGATGAAAGATAAAGTTAAAGGATTACTTACTCACTCATTCGGTGGGGACTACAGCTACAAGTGGGTATCAATCGAGGAATAA
- a CDS encoding DUF3899 domain-containing protein: MISPSRQYLILNASALLIALAYSLFQPEILLPFINAYFMIGLVYLSIGAMMFVIGRGFFSIFAHSYKKVMKRSTKKEEYISELSGDTEEKGPDMKVLTSSWTRPLIYSGALSFLITFACSYMMIR, from the coding sequence ATGATATCTCCCAGCAGACAATATTTGATTCTAAATGCATCCGCTCTTCTTATTGCATTAGCCTACTCTCTCTTTCAACCGGAAATCCTTCTTCCTTTCATTAATGCCTACTTTATGATTGGGCTCGTATACTTAAGTATCGGAGCGATGATGTTTGTTATCGGCCGCGGATTTTTCAGCATTTTCGCCCATAGCTATAAAAAGGTTATGAAGAGAAGTACAAAAAAAGAAGAATATATTTCCGAGCTTTCGGGCGATACTGAAGAAAAAGGGCCTGATATGAAGGTGCTCACCTCCTCTTGGACCCGTCCGCTCATCTATTCCGGAGCCTTATCCTTTCTGATAACTTTTGCCTGTTCCTATATGATGATTAGGTAG
- the trpS gene encoding tryptophan--tRNA ligase — protein MKTIFSGIQPTGTVTLGNYIGAMRQFVKLQDEYHCYFCIVDEHAITVPQDRLELRKNIKSLAALYLAVGIDPEKATIFIQSEVPAHTEAGWIMQCNSYIGELERMTQYKDKSQKQAAISAGLLTYPPLMAADILLYKTDIVPVGDDQKQHVELTRDIAERFNKKYGEIFTIPDIQLPAHGARIMALQEPTKKMSKSDTNQKSTIRLLDDLKQIEKKIKSAVTDSEGIVKYDRENKPGISNLLDIHSALSGEPVSSIEARFEGKGYGDFKAEVAQVVVNTLRPIQERYNELLNSPELDEILDKGAFEANKAANKTLTKMKNAVGLGRKRR, from the coding sequence ATGAAAACGATTTTTTCCGGCATTCAACCGACTGGAACAGTTACATTAGGAAATTATATTGGAGCAATGAGACAATTCGTCAAGCTTCAGGATGAATATCATTGCTATTTCTGTATCGTAGATGAGCATGCTATTACCGTTCCGCAAGACCGACTAGAGCTAAGAAAGAATATTAAGAGTCTTGCTGCTCTTTACCTTGCTGTTGGAATCGACCCTGAAAAGGCAACAATCTTCATTCAATCAGAGGTTCCGGCCCATACCGAGGCAGGATGGATTATGCAATGTAATTCTTATATTGGCGAGCTTGAAAGAATGACTCAGTATAAAGATAAATCACAGAAGCAGGCGGCCATTTCAGCGGGTCTGCTCACATATCCGCCATTGATGGCAGCCGATATCCTTCTATATAAGACCGATATCGTCCCTGTCGGTGATGACCAAAAGCAGCATGTTGAATTGACCCGTGATATCGCAGAGCGATTCAATAAGAAATACGGGGAGATCTTCACCATTCCTGACATTCAGCTCCCGGCTCATGGTGCAAGGATCATGGCCCTGCAAGAACCGACCAAAAAGATGAGTAAATCCGATACAAACCAAAAGTCAACCATCCGCCTATTGGATGACTTGAAGCAAATTGAGAAAAAGATTAAGAGTGCAGTCACTGATTCTGAAGGAATCGTGAAATATGACCGCGAGAACAAACCAGGCATCTCCAACCTGCTGGATATTCACTCTGCTTTAAGCGGAGAGCCCGTATCAAGCATTGAAGCACGATTTGAAGGAAAAGGCTATGGAGATTTCAAGGCAGAGGTTGCTCAGGTTGTCGTCAATACCCTCCGCCCGATTCAGGAACGTTACAACGAGCTGCTCAACTCTCCTGAGCTTGATGAAATACTTGATAAAGGTGCATTTGAAGCTAATAAAGCAGCTAATAAGACATTAACAAAGATGAAGAATGCCGTAGGGCTAGGCAGAAAAAGACGCTAA
- a CDS encoding YjbA family protein, with the protein MLYLHDVWVNWFEGEENSYNICSFHEWRKEDTVELLDQVPLLKLEPVLFHYIENDLLELPSSLLEEVYKKAYIRKNHERIPMDYCFVATDGTGIIAIDTIGYSIPIRKSRLIPRQEQLAYEMIQNIEPEKYDYASMIADYKKKEYHILSPSPTSMLGLTRRERQLKQLLFMALDQLKNAGNTAEIRYWYTEWAPEEYSNVLEMSFEEIWQKLFDEMKQGWTGKHTMLCERLIKGQPFFEKLWEMEVGDRPSML; encoded by the coding sequence ATGTTGTATCTCCATGATGTTTGGGTGAATTGGTTTGAAGGAGAAGAAAATAGCTATAATATTTGCAGTTTTCATGAGTGGAGAAAAGAAGACACGGTAGAATTACTCGATCAAGTGCCTCTTTTGAAGCTGGAGCCTGTTTTATTTCACTACATCGAAAATGATTTATTGGAGCTTCCATCAAGCCTTTTGGAGGAAGTCTATAAGAAGGCTTATATTCGCAAGAATCATGAACGTATTCCAATGGATTATTGCTTTGTCGCAACTGATGGGACAGGCATTATTGCCATCGATACGATTGGCTACAGTATCCCAATCCGCAAGAGCCGCCTTATTCCTCGTCAGGAGCAATTGGCTTATGAAATGATCCAAAATATTGAACCGGAAAAATATGATTATGCCTCTATGATCGCGGATTACAAGAAGAAGGAATATCATATACTCTCCCCCTCGCCAACTAGTATGCTTGGACTAACGAGACGTGAGCGTCAATTGAAGCAGCTGCTCTTCATGGCACTGGATCAATTAAAGAATGCCGGCAATACAGCTGAAATCCGCTATTGGTATACGGAATGGGCCCCGGAGGAATACTCCAATGTGCTTGAAATGAGCTTTGAGGAAATATGGCAGAAGTTATTTGATGAAATGAAGCAGGGCTGGACAGGAAAGCACACAATGCTGTGCGAACGTCTCATAAAAGGTCAGCCTTTCTTTGAAAAGCTGTGGGAAATGGAAGTTGGTGACCGGCCATCCATGCTGTAG
- a CDS encoding DUF2268 domain-containing protein, producing the protein MGIIRTDKWLDESFGDMRKVEDHILETVHSQEQALIETLKKTGMYRPNKRTKVIYEQMKERAIWDEAEGYFKKYQKEWNGPDIPIFIFPVAMEGLRLFRPAEKRKAGLAFVDKLFLFVSGDIEKKELEALFVHEYHHATRLSILDERMESNLASSIVMEGLAEYAVSEYCGTPYLAPWTKRHTTDEVRKRLKSNYVPNFELERNDPLHDRLLFGGGGVPKMGGYEAGYRVVKDYAEYKGLKTKALFTHSAKDIISRWQELAGEQTD; encoded by the coding sequence ATGGGCATTATCAGGACAGACAAATGGCTTGATGAGTCTTTTGGAGATATGAGGAAGGTGGAAGACCATATATTAGAAACGGTTCATTCCCAGGAACAAGCATTGATTGAAACGTTAAAAAAGACGGGAATGTATCGTCCCAATAAAAGGACTAAGGTTATCTACGAACAGATGAAGGAAAGAGCTATATGGGATGAGGCAGAAGGATATTTCAAGAAGTATCAAAAGGAATGGAATGGACCGGATATTCCTATCTTCATTTTTCCTGTGGCAATGGAGGGCCTTAGACTTTTCAGGCCTGCTGAAAAAAGGAAGGCGGGACTCGCCTTTGTCGATAAACTGTTTCTCTTTGTCTCTGGGGATATTGAGAAGAAGGAGTTAGAAGCTTTATTTGTTCATGAATATCATCATGCTACACGCCTTTCTATACTGGATGAAAGAATGGAAAGCAATTTGGCAAGCTCGATTGTGATGGAAGGCTTGGCTGAATATGCAGTGAGTGAATATTGCGGTACGCCGTATTTGGCGCCTTGGACAAAAAGACATACAACTGACGAAGTCCGTAAAAGACTTAAATCGAATTATGTTCCCAACTTTGAGCTGGAGAGAAATGATCCACTGCATGACAGGCTGCTTTTCGGCGGCGGCGGTGTGCCGAAGATGGGGGGGTATGAAGCGGGATACAGGGTCGTGAAGGATTATGCAGAATATAAAGGGTTGAAGACAAAAGCGTTATTTACTCATTCAGCCAAGGATATCATCAGTCGTTGGCAGGAACTAGCCGGGGAACAGACGGATTAA
- the fabF gene encoding beta-ketoacyl-ACP synthase II, translating into MELKRVVVTGMGAVSPLGNSVKENWEKAINGVSGIGPLTRVNADEFPAKVAGEVKDFEITDYVDRKEARKMDRFTHYAIAAAKMAVEDSKLEITPENAERVGVWIGSGIGGMETFEQQYDVFLKRGHRRVSPFFVPMLIPDMASGQVSIMLGAKGINSCTVTACATGTNSIGDAFKAIQRGDADVIVTGGAEAPITRMALAGFCANTALSTNPDPDSASRPFDKNRDGFVIGEGAGVLVLEELSHAMKRKAPIYAEIVGYGSTGDAHHITAPAPEGEGGARAMKMALDDAKLSSDAIDYINAHGTSTEYNDSLETMAIKSVFGEHAYQLAVSSTKSMTGHLLGAAGGVEAIFSVLSIVNDLIPPTIHYHEKDPVCDLDYVPNEAREKTVRCAMSNSFGFGGHNATIVFKKYE; encoded by the coding sequence ATGGAGCTGAAACGAGTTGTTGTGACAGGCATGGGAGCTGTTTCTCCATTAGGAAATTCTGTCAAAGAGAATTGGGAGAAAGCTATTAATGGAGTATCTGGGATAGGGCCTTTGACAAGAGTGAATGCAGACGAATTTCCGGCAAAGGTTGCTGGAGAAGTAAAAGACTTCGAAATAACGGATTATGTGGACCGAAAGGAAGCAAGGAAGATGGACCGCTTTACTCACTATGCCATTGCGGCAGCCAAGATGGCAGTAGAGGACTCTAAGCTGGAGATTACACCGGAAAATGCCGAGCGAGTAGGCGTCTGGATTGGATCGGGAATTGGCGGAATGGAAACCTTTGAACAACAATATGATGTGTTCTTAAAAAGAGGCCATAGACGTGTAAGTCCGTTTTTTGTACCGATGCTGATCCCAGACATGGCGAGCGGCCAAGTCTCCATCATGCTTGGGGCTAAGGGAATTAACTCCTGTACAGTTACCGCTTGTGCTACAGGGACAAATTCAATCGGCGATGCCTTCAAAGCCATTCAGCGCGGGGATGCTGACGTCATAGTCACCGGTGGAGCGGAGGCACCGATTACGAGAATGGCCTTGGCGGGTTTCTGCGCCAATACAGCTCTTTCCACGAATCCAGACCCAGATTCAGCTAGCAGGCCATTTGATAAGAATCGAGATGGCTTTGTCATTGGAGAGGGAGCAGGCGTACTGGTGCTAGAGGAGCTATCCCATGCAATGAAGCGAAAGGCACCAATCTATGCGGAAATTGTTGGATATGGATCTACTGGTGATGCTCACCATATTACAGCTCCTGCACCTGAGGGAGAAGGCGGTGCGAGAGCAATGAAAATGGCTCTTGATGATGCCAAGCTTTCCTCTGACGCCATTGATTACATTAATGCACATGGAACGAGTACTGAATACAATGACTCTTTAGAAACAATGGCCATTAAATCTGTGTTTGGCGAGCATGCCTACCAGTTGGCTGTGAGCTCAACAAAATCTATGACCGGACATTTGCTTGGCGCTGCCGGCGGAGTAGAGGCCATTTTCTCGGTACTATCAATTGTCAATGATCTTATTCCTCCGACTATTCATTATCATGAAAAGGATCCAGTGTGTGATTTGGATTATGTCCCGAATGAAGCGAGAGAAAAGACCGTTCGCTGTGCGATGAGCAACTCCTTTGGCTTTGGCGGTCATAATGCAACGATTGTTTTTAAGAAATACGAATAA
- a CDS encoding beta-ketoacyl-ACP synthase III: MNAGILGVGRFLPEKVVTNFDLEKTVDTSDEWIRTRTGIEERRIADERIDTSDMAYEAAVQALKDAAITAEEIDLILVATVTPDKAFPSVACIIQDKLGASKAAAMDISAACAGFTYGIVTASQYIKSGDYRHILVVGVEKLSKITDWNDRNTAVLFGDGAGAVVMGPVSEDRGILSFELGSDGSGGKHLEKADEFITMNGREVFKFAVRQMGESSLNVLKKAGLTKEEVDFLIPHQANIRIMEASRQRLELPVEKMSKVVHKYGNTSSASIPIALCEEVEAGRIKDGDLIVLVGFGAGLTWGAAAIRWGK; this comes from the coding sequence ATGAATGCTGGCATATTAGGAGTAGGGAGATTCCTGCCGGAAAAAGTGGTCACCAATTTTGATTTAGAAAAGACCGTAGACACTTCAGACGAATGGATTCGTACACGCACTGGCATTGAGGAAAGAAGAATCGCTGATGAGCGGATAGATACTTCTGACATGGCGTATGAAGCAGCTGTCCAAGCATTAAAGGATGCTGCTATTACAGCAGAGGAGATTGATTTGATTTTGGTTGCAACGGTTACCCCTGATAAGGCTTTTCCGTCAGTTGCTTGCATCATTCAGGATAAGCTGGGTGCAAGTAAGGCTGCGGCCATGGATATCAGTGCTGCCTGTGCCGGATTTACATATGGAATTGTTACTGCCTCACAATATATAAAGTCTGGTGATTACCGCCACATTCTTGTAGTTGGTGTAGAAAAACTATCAAAGATTACGGATTGGAATGACCGTAATACAGCTGTACTGTTTGGAGATGGAGCAGGTGCTGTCGTGATGGGGCCAGTCAGTGAAGACAGAGGAATTCTCTCGTTTGAGCTTGGTTCTGACGGTTCGGGCGGAAAGCATCTAGAGAAAGCGGATGAGTTCATTACAATGAACGGTCGGGAAGTATTTAAATTTGCGGTCAGACAAATGGGTGAGTCCTCTCTTAATGTATTGAAGAAAGCTGGTTTAACGAAGGAAGAGGTTGATTTCCTCATTCCTCATCAAGCGAATATTCGTATTATGGAAGCGTCTAGGCAGCGTTTAGAGCTTCCGGTTGAAAAGATGTCTAAAGTTGTTCATAAATATGGAAACACTTCATCAGCCTCGATTCCGATTGCATTATGTGAAGAAGTAGAAGCTGGGAGAATAAAAGACGGGGATTTAATTGTCCTGGTTGGATTTGGTGCCGGTCTCACTTGGGGTGCGGCCGCTATACGCTGGGGCAAATAA
- a CDS encoding ComZ family protein, with the protein MSKRKIDYLSMAMKHYPEIKKRMAESNLDIHKRDLIPFMDIFTSIMNDAYEKGFKDGKAARK; encoded by the coding sequence ATGTCAAAAAGGAAGATAGATTACTTATCGATGGCCATGAAGCATTATCCGGAAATCAAGAAAAGAATGGCGGAGAGCAATCTCGATATTCACAAGAGAGATTTAATCCCCTTTATGGACATATTTACAAGTATCATGAATGATGCCTATGAAAAAGGCTTTAAGGATGGAAAGGCAGCCAGAAAATAA
- a CDS encoding YjzD family protein — MKYLFTFIWTFALTHMVMYVTSSMVEGGEYVFSTASILAVVITVLILIVAAIIPNEPVQEHH, encoded by the coding sequence TTGAAATATCTTTTTACATTTATCTGGACATTTGCATTAACACATATGGTCATGTACGTAACGAGCTCTATGGTCGAAGGTGGAGAATATGTATTTAGCACTGCATCTATTCTCGCTGTCGTCATCACTGTTTTGATTCTTATCGTTGCGGCGATCATTCCAAATGAACCTGTACAAGAGCATCATTAA
- a CDS encoding YjzC family protein, whose translation MGQNRHFKHGQKAPNNGEYIEIGETGSNIVNPKKIRLKAGDAFPENSNHNRHWTYVRKP comes from the coding sequence TTGGGACAGAATCGTCATTTTAAGCATGGACAGAAGGCGCCGAATAACGGTGAGTATATTGAGATCGGAGAAACAGGAAGCAATATTGTTAATCCGAAGAAAATTCGATTGAAGGCCGGAGATGCGTTTCCGGAGAACTCGAATCATAATAGACATTGGACATATGTCAGAAAGCCGTAA
- the argF gene encoding ornithine carbamoyltransferase, with protein sequence MYGIKPIVNQKDFLEMGELTCEQLADLLDLAEELKARMQAGYSDLPLKGKILGMIFEKNSTRTRVSFETGMLQLGGSAIFLSGHDTQLGRGEPISDTAQVLSEYVDGLMIRTHEHERAQALAEFATVPVINGLTDLEHPCQALADLLTIKEMKGVLSGVKLAYIGDGNNVANSLLVAGALAGMHIVCATPPGYEPDEEVVDKAKRAAKGTGAKVEVMQDPYEAAQNADVIYCDVWTSMGQELENEKRLKDFAAYQVNEELTACAKEDYLFMHCLPAHRGEEVTAAIIDSGHSVVMKQAGNRLHAQKALLVDLMATPRQA encoded by the coding sequence ATGTATGGAATCAAACCAATCGTAAATCAGAAGGATTTTTTGGAAATGGGAGAGCTGACATGTGAACAGCTAGCAGACCTGCTGGACCTTGCGGAGGAATTGAAGGCCCGCATGCAGGCTGGATATTCCGATCTTCCTCTTAAAGGGAAGATACTCGGCATGATTTTTGAGAAGAACTCTACAAGAACACGGGTTTCTTTTGAAACCGGCATGCTTCAGCTTGGCGGAAGCGCTATTTTCTTAAGTGGTCATGATACACAGCTCGGACGGGGAGAGCCGATAAGTGATACTGCTCAAGTGTTATCAGAGTATGTAGATGGATTAATGATTCGAACACATGAACATGAGCGGGCCCAAGCTTTAGCTGAATTTGCAACTGTCCCTGTTATTAATGGATTGACCGATTTGGAGCATCCATGCCAAGCATTGGCAGATTTATTGACAATTAAGGAAATGAAGGGTGTGCTTTCCGGGGTAAAACTGGCTTATATTGGTGACGGGAATAATGTAGCGAACTCCTTGCTGGTTGCTGGTGCACTGGCCGGTATGCATATTGTCTGTGCGACTCCGCCTGGTTATGAGCCAGACGAGGAAGTGGTAGATAAGGCAAAAAGAGCGGCGAAAGGTACGGGAGCGAAAGTAGAGGTTATGCAAGACCCATATGAAGCTGCTCAAAATGCAGACGTGATTTATTGTGATGTCTGGACGAGCATGGGGCAGGAATTAGAAAATGAAAAAAGGCTGAAGGATTTCGCAGCCTACCAAGTCAATGAAGAGCTGACTGCTTGTGCGAAAGAGGATTATCTGTTTATGCATTGCCTGCCGGCCCATCGTGGTGAAGAGGTAACAGCCGCTATCATTGATTCAGGGCATTCTGTAGTTATGAAGCAGGCTGGCAACCGTCTGCATGCACAAAAAGCCTTGCTTGTTGATTTAATGGCAACGCCAAGGCAGGCATGA
- a CDS encoding acetylornithine transaminase — protein MSSLLPVYKKWGITPVKAKGTWLSAEDGKDYLDFTSGIGVVNLGHGHEEVMMEVQAQLARFWHTSNLFQLPIQEETASLLAQLSGLDKVFFCNSGTEANEAALKLARRATGKTTIITCSQSFHGRTFGAMAATGQSSIHSGFGPVLEGFSYLPFNDLEAFEQEIDEETAAVMVEVIQGEGGVIPGTEVFLSGLTEICQKNNALLIIDEVQTGNGRTGYPFAYLKYPNVKPDIITTAKGLGNGLPIGAVIAKAELEEAFSPGVHGSTFGGNPISLAASKAVLTKMNDETFLQEVREKSAWFMDKLKELAERSPAIKEVRGEGFMIGLEMYHESAPYIMSLQEQQLLVLTAGANVVRLLPPLTVTREELSIALEKIEEVCGLKVSN, from the coding sequence TTGTCATCATTACTTCCGGTATATAAAAAATGGGGAATTACCCCGGTTAAGGCCAAAGGGACTTGGCTTTCAGCAGAGGATGGAAAGGACTATCTGGATTTCACCTCGGGTATTGGAGTAGTCAATCTCGGTCATGGTCATGAGGAGGTCATGATGGAGGTTCAAGCACAGCTAGCGCGCTTTTGGCATACCTCCAATCTATTTCAGCTTCCTATTCAAGAGGAAACTGCGTCCCTATTGGCTCAGTTGAGCGGACTTGACAAGGTATTCTTCTGCAACAGTGGTACAGAAGCAAATGAGGCAGCACTGAAGCTTGCTAGAAGAGCAACAGGGAAAACAACTATAATCACGTGCAGCCAATCCTTTCATGGAAGAACATTTGGAGCGATGGCAGCGACTGGACAGAGTTCCATTCATAGTGGGTTTGGCCCCGTGCTAGAAGGGTTCAGCTATCTTCCATTTAATGATTTGGAGGCTTTCGAACAGGAGATAGATGAAGAAACAGCTGCAGTCATGGTAGAGGTAATTCAGGGAGAAGGCGGTGTTATTCCTGGAACAGAAGTATTTCTGTCAGGGTTGACCGAAATTTGCCAAAAGAACAATGCCCTCTTGATCATTGATGAGGTGCAAACGGGGAATGGACGGACCGGTTATCCATTTGCTTATTTGAAATATCCGAATGTGAAGCCTGATATCATCACGACGGCAAAGGGTCTTGGCAATGGACTGCCAATTGGCGCTGTTATCGCAAAGGCTGAACTAGAGGAGGCATTCTCACCGGGAGTTCATGGTTCAACCTTCGGGGGTAACCCCATATCTCTTGCTGCGAGCAAGGCTGTTCTCACAAAAATGAACGATGAAACCTTCCTGCAAGAGGTGAGAGAGAAATCAGCCTGGTTTATGGATAAATTGAAGGAGCTCGCTGAGCGTTCGCCGGCAATTAAAGAGGTTCGGGGAGAAGGCTTTATGATTGGTCTTGAGATGTATCATGAATCTGCTCCCTATATAATGAGCCTGCAGGAACAGCAATTATTAGTACTGACTGCTGGAGCAAATGTTGTGAGGCTGCTTCCGCCTTTGACCGTGACTAGGGAAGAATTATCAATCGCTTTAGAGAAAATAGAAGAAGTATGCGGGCTTAAAGTCTCTAACTAG
- the argB gene encoding acetylglutamate kinase → MKTIVIKCGGSIIGRLSDQFFDSLAELRSEGYSFVFVHGGGPDINEMLDRFEVPVQFENGLRKTTKETLEIAELVLAGKTNRQLVHMLQSHGFKAVGLNGSDGAILEAEHIDQAALGEVGKIRKVDTTLLDVLLAKEVYPVLTPISLNQDGGKLNVNADTAAGAVAAALHAELCIFITDVAGIRNGPSTIDHITEAEIHQLIDTGTIYGGMIPKVNAAIQAKQEGASTILITSGVSRFFSNKEWKGTFLGA, encoded by the coding sequence ATGAAAACCATAGTAATTAAATGCGGCGGCAGCATCATTGGCCGCTTATCAGATCAATTCTTTGACAGTTTGGCTGAATTGCGAAGTGAAGGATATTCATTCGTGTTTGTTCACGGCGGAGGACCAGACATTAATGAGATGTTGGATAGGTTTGAAGTTCCTGTTCAATTTGAGAATGGTCTCAGGAAGACAACGAAGGAGACGCTGGAAATTGCCGAGCTGGTTCTAGCCGGCAAAACGAACCGGCAGTTAGTGCATATGCTTCAATCTCATGGTTTTAAAGCGGTTGGCTTAAATGGTTCGGATGGTGCGATTCTGGAGGCAGAGCATATTGATCAAGCGGCACTTGGAGAAGTTGGAAAAATCCGAAAAGTCGATACCACCCTGCTTGATGTTCTTTTGGCTAAAGAGGTGTATCCAGTTCTGACACCGATTTCCCTTAATCAAGACGGGGGGAAACTGAATGTAAATGCGGATACTGCTGCAGGAGCTGTTGCTGCGGCGCTCCATGCAGAGCTGTGTATATTTATTACAGATGTAGCCGGGATAAGAAATGGTCCCAGCACGATTGACCATATAACGGAGGCGGAGATTCATCAATTAATTGATACAGGCACGATTTATGGGGGCATGATTCCCAAGGTGAACGCCGCCATACAGGCGAAGCAAGAAGGAGCCTCAACCATTCTCATAACGAGTGGAGTATCCCGTTTCTTTTCGAATAAAGAGTGGAAGGGTACGTTTCTTGGGGCCTAA